The genomic DNA TCAGACTCCACTCAGATAATGTTGGAACATTTCGAGACAGCGGACGAAATACCAAGTCCGAAGGATTATTCAGTCCTCCGCTTCCATCCGTCACGAAAACACCTAAGAAGGAACCGGTTGTTCCGTTGTATCTAAGCACTTCATC from Thermodesulfobacteriota bacterium includes the following:
- a CDS encoding IPTL-CTERM sorting domain-containing protein → DEVLRYNGTTGSFLGVFVTDGSGGLNNPSDLVFRPLSRNVPTLSEWSLIALALVLGIVGFVILRRRLSVS